The following are encoded together in the Thermococcus sibiricus MM 739 genome:
- the purL gene encoding phosphoribosylformylglycinamidine synthase subunit PurL: MFPHEEKLIKERLGREPNEVEKAMLEVMWSEHASYKSSRKWLKLLPTENEHVILGPGEDAGVVKFDDNTAIVVGIESHNHPSAVEPYGGAATGVGGIVRDILCMGARPIALLDPIRFGPLGKERNRYLFEYVVKGIADYGNRIGVPTVGGETEFDESLDNYTLVNVACIGLMRPEELVHSYVEESGLLLVLVGNKTGRDGIHGVTFASEELSENAEEEDRSAVQIPDPFTEKLLIEATLEAVHTGKVKALKDLGGGGLTCASSEMAGKKGFGAVIYADRVPQREPNMNPMEIMISESQERMLFAVRKEDLNEITKIFEKYDLEWTVVGETIEEPRYIVYWNDEKIADLPIDLLADVPIIEWEAKSYDIEKDVQTPEISIEEALLEVLSSPNIVSKAWIWQQYDHEVQGRTVLKPGLDATVLKINDEHGLAFVSDGNPSYSHLNPYHGAMSAVAEVVRNLASVGARPLALVDNLNFASPERPEVYWSFIETIKGLADAAKAFGLAYVSGNVSFYNEVGKKPIKPTPVVAGLGKVKLENITTMDFKDKGDLIAVVGTTKKELGGSELYRIFGINKGIAPRVDLEREKQNVEGILKAIELKLVKAVHDVSKGGLAIALIEMAISGNKGFEVDIEKVPAEGGLSPLEVLFSESHGRFLISFEEKNLEKIKAIFDEFAVIGRVAEEMLIFKHENKEVINSDLRQVKALYNSLPSILGE; this comes from the coding sequence ATGTTTCCTCACGAGGAAAAGCTAATAAAAGAGAGGCTTGGCAGGGAACCGAACGAAGTTGAAAAGGCCATGCTTGAGGTCATGTGGAGCGAGCATGCTTCCTATAAATCAAGCAGAAAATGGCTCAAGCTTTTGCCGACAGAAAATGAGCACGTTATTTTGGGCCCAGGAGAAGATGCGGGTGTTGTGAAGTTTGATGATAACACCGCAATAGTCGTTGGAATAGAGAGTCACAATCATCCCTCAGCTGTTGAGCCCTACGGTGGAGCGGCCACTGGAGTTGGCGGAATCGTAAGAGATATCCTCTGTATGGGGGCAAGACCAATAGCTCTGCTCGACCCCATACGCTTCGGGCCCCTTGGGAAAGAGCGCAACCGCTATCTCTTTGAGTATGTTGTTAAGGGAATAGCTGATTATGGGAACAGAATAGGTGTCCCAACAGTTGGAGGGGAAACGGAATTTGATGAAAGCCTTGACAACTACACACTTGTGAATGTGGCATGCATTGGTTTAATGAGGCCTGAAGAGCTTGTGCACAGTTATGTTGAGGAGAGCGGTCTGCTTTTGGTTTTGGTGGGAAACAAAACAGGAAGAGATGGAATTCATGGAGTTACATTTGCGAGCGAAGAGCTAAGCGAGAATGCGGAAGAGGAAGACCGTTCTGCGGTGCAAATTCCCGACCCCTTTACGGAGAAGCTGTTGATTGAAGCAACTCTTGAAGCAGTGCACACAGGTAAGGTAAAAGCTCTTAAAGATCTCGGCGGTGGTGGTTTAACGTGTGCTTCGTCGGAAATGGCTGGAAAGAAGGGCTTTGGTGCAGTAATCTATGCAGACAGAGTACCCCAAAGAGAGCCGAACATGAATCCTATGGAAATCATGATTTCAGAAAGCCAAGAAAGAATGCTTTTTGCCGTTAGAAAGGAGGACTTAAATGAAATCACAAAAATCTTTGAGAAATATGATCTTGAATGGACTGTAGTAGGTGAAACCATAGAAGAACCTCGATACATTGTTTACTGGAATGACGAAAAAATAGCAGACCTTCCTATAGATCTCCTGGCAGACGTTCCCATAATAGAGTGGGAAGCTAAATCATATGATATTGAAAAGGATGTACAAACACCAGAAATCAGCATTGAAGAGGCCCTCCTTGAGGTTCTCTCAAGCCCGAACATAGTAAGCAAAGCATGGATATGGCAACAGTATGACCATGAAGTTCAAGGGAGGACGGTCTTAAAACCTGGCCTTGATGCAACAGTTCTCAAGATAAACGATGAACATGGTTTGGCCTTCGTGAGCGATGGAAATCCCTCCTATTCTCACTTAAATCCATATCACGGAGCAATGAGCGCTGTTGCTGAGGTGGTAAGAAACCTCGCTAGTGTTGGAGCAAGGCCCCTAGCACTCGTAGACAACCTTAACTTTGCCTCACCTGAAAGGCCCGAAGTTTACTGGAGCTTCATAGAAACCATTAAAGGATTGGCTGATGCAGCGAAAGCTTTTGGTCTAGCCTATGTCAGTGGGAACGTTAGTTTCTACAATGAGGTAGGAAAAAAACCCATAAAACCAACACCAGTTGTTGCTGGTCTCGGAAAAGTGAAGCTTGAAAACATTACAACAATGGACTTCAAAGACAAAGGCGATTTAATAGCGGTAGTGGGAACCACTAAAAAAGAGCTTGGAGGAAGTGAGCTTTACAGAATTTTTGGCATTAACAAGGGGATTGCCCCGAGAGTCGACCTTGAAAGGGAGAAACAAAATGTTGAAGGTATTTTGAAAGCAATCGAGCTCAAGCTTGTCAAAGCTGTTCATGATGTAAGTAAAGGAGGACTGGCCATTGCACTTATAGAAATGGCAATTTCAGGGAATAAGGGATTCGAAGTGGACATAGAGAAGGTTCCAGCAGAGGGCGGGCTTTCTCCTCTAGAGGTGCTCTTTTCAGAAAGTCATGGCCGCTTTTTGATAAGCTTTGAAGAAAAGAACCTTGAAAAGATCAAGGCCATCTTTGATGAGTTCGCCGTTATTGGAAGGGTAGCAGAAGAAATGCTCATATTCAAGCATGAAAACAAAGAGGTCATAAATTCAGACTTAAGGCAGGTTAAAGCACTTTACAACTCACTTCCTAGTATTCTAGGAGAGTGA
- a CDS encoding L-aspartate oxidase, protein MKVGIIGNGTAGLTAAISLAKKGNEVYIVGDTIKKTNSYLAQAGIAFPILDEDSIRKHVLDTINAGRHLNNEETVWSVISKSSEAYDFLLSLGLEFEGNEIEGGHSFPRVFTIKNETGKHIIKLLYMRAKELGVQFIKGLAESVAIKNKKCYGVFLDGEFLKFDATVLATGGYTALFKYTAGSPLNLGTLIGDTVMKGALARDLEFVQFHPTGFIGKNGIKLISEAVRGAGAKLINSDGERFINELEPRDIVARAIYMQTQEGKEVYLDATDIEDFKSRFPQIYAFLKQENINPKRDMIPISPIAHYSIGGLSVDTYYRTNVENLYAIGEAADNGFHGANRLASNSLLECIVSGLEVSRTIFRERPKLRENIEPLNTSQEAGDVEQIREVLWKHAGIVRSGEKLKEGIKKLKNIEADKRIKCLAEGILKSALWREESRGVHYRVDFPFTREEFKTPSFWRC, encoded by the coding sequence TTGAAGGTAGGAATAATCGGAAATGGAACAGCAGGATTAACAGCGGCCATATCTCTTGCAAAAAAGGGAAACGAGGTTTATATTGTCGGAGACACCATAAAAAAGACGAACTCTTACTTGGCCCAAGCAGGAATAGCTTTTCCAATCCTAGATGAGGACTCTATAAGAAAACATGTTCTGGACACAATTAACGCTGGTAGGCATTTAAATAACGAAGAAACTGTCTGGAGTGTCATTTCAAAATCGAGCGAGGCCTATGATTTTTTGCTTTCACTTGGGTTAGAATTTGAGGGAAACGAAATTGAAGGGGGGCATAGTTTTCCAAGGGTTTTCACAATTAAAAACGAAACCGGAAAACATATAATAAAGCTACTCTATATGAGAGCCAAAGAATTGGGCGTTCAATTCATCAAAGGACTTGCAGAATCAGTGGCTATCAAAAATAAAAAGTGTTATGGTGTGTTTCTCGATGGGGAGTTCTTAAAATTTGATGCCACAGTTTTGGCAACCGGGGGTTATACAGCATTATTCAAATACACAGCTGGTTCCCCTCTTAACTTGGGCACACTGATTGGAGATACCGTTATGAAGGGAGCACTGGCGAGAGATTTAGAATTTGTTCAGTTCCATCCCACTGGATTCATAGGAAAAAATGGAATAAAACTCATAAGTGAAGCAGTAAGAGGAGCAGGGGCGAAGTTAATCAACTCGGATGGTGAGAGGTTTATCAACGAACTTGAGCCAAGGGATATCGTTGCAAGGGCCATTTATATGCAAACCCAAGAGGGGAAAGAGGTCTATTTAGATGCCACTGATATAGAGGATTTCAAATCGAGATTTCCTCAGATATATGCCTTTCTCAAACAAGAGAACATAAACCCGAAAAGAGATATGATACCAATCTCTCCAATAGCTCACTACTCAATCGGGGGCCTAAGTGTTGACACTTATTACAGAACCAACGTCGAAAACTTGTATGCCATTGGAGAAGCGGCCGATAATGGATTTCATGGAGCGAACAGGTTGGCAAGTAATTCACTCTTAGAGTGCATTGTAAGCGGGCTTGAAGTTTCAAGGACCATTTTTAGAGAGAGACCAAAACTCAGAGAAAATATAGAGCCACTAAATACTAGTCAAGAAGCCGGGGATGTAGAGCAGATTAGAGAAGTGCTTTGGAAACATGCGGGAATTGTAAGAAGTGGAGAAAAACTCAAAGAGGGTATTAAAAAGCTTAAAAACATTGAAGCAGATAAGAGAATTAAATGCCTCGCAGAAGGCATTCTAAAGAGTGCCTTATGGAGAGAAGAGAGTAGAGGTGTGCACTATAGAGTAGATTTTCCATTCACAAGAGAGGAGTTTAAAACCCCCAGCTTTTGGAGGTGTTAA
- a CDS encoding formate--phosphoribosylaminoimidazolecarboxamide ligase family protein produces MIEREQILEVLKNYDKENIIIGAIGSHSALDIADGAKVEGFKTIIVSQKGRHRTYAEYFKQKTTKDGLAKGFIDEVIVLEKFAQIIEIQEELRKKNVIFIPNRSFVVYTGIDKVENEFLVPLFGSRNLLRSEERSEEKSYYWLLEKAGLPYPEPVKPEEIDDVGLVIVKLPHAKKRLERGFFTAASYKEFKEKAERLMKLGVITEEDLNKARIERYIIGPVFNFDFFYSPIDGDIELLGIDWRFETSLDGHVRLPAPQQLTLPEHQFEPEYTVCGHASSTLRESLLEKVFDMAERYVEATKKYYSPGVIGPFTLQTTVDKDLNFYIYDVAPRTGGGTNIHMAMGHPYGNALWRKQMSTGRRIALEIKRAIELGELEKVVT; encoded by the coding sequence ATGATTGAAAGAGAGCAGATCCTGGAAGTTTTGAAGAATTATGATAAAGAGAACATAATTATTGGGGCGATTGGGAGCCACTCTGCCCTTGACATAGCAGATGGAGCCAAGGTCGAAGGCTTCAAAACTATTATTGTTTCCCAAAAGGGAAGACACAGGACATATGCTGAGTATTTTAAGCAAAAAACAACAAAAGATGGCTTAGCAAAGGGATTTATTGATGAGGTAATAGTTTTGGAGAAGTTCGCCCAAATCATTGAGATTCAAGAGGAACTGAGGAAGAAAAACGTCATCTTTATCCCGAACCGCTCCTTCGTGGTTTATACAGGCATTGATAAAGTTGAAAACGAATTTCTGGTGCCGCTCTTTGGAAGCAGGAACCTATTAAGGAGCGAGGAGAGGAGCGAAGAAAAAAGCTACTACTGGCTTTTGGAAAAAGCCGGACTTCCCTATCCCGAGCCTGTTAAGCCGGAAGAAATTGATGACGTTGGCCTTGTGATTGTTAAGCTCCCTCACGCAAAGAAGAGGCTCGAGAGAGGTTTCTTCACTGCTGCAAGCTACAAAGAGTTTAAAGAGAAGGCTGAAAGGCTTATGAAACTCGGCGTAATCACTGAGGAAGATTTGAACAAAGCAAGGATTGAACGCTATATTATAGGACCGGTATTCAACTTTGACTTCTTCTATTCGCCGATAGATGGGGATATTGAGCTCCTTGGAATAGACTGGCGCTTTGAGACAAGTTTGGATGGCCATGTTAGATTGCCAGCTCCACAGCAGCTGACTTTGCCCGAGCATCAGTTTGAACCTGAGTACACTGTTTGTGGTCATGCAAGTTCCACTCTTAGAGAGTCCCTCCTGGAGAAAGTCTTCGATATGGCCGAGCGCTACGTAGAGGCTACAAAGAAGTACTACTCACCCGGTGTTATTGGGCCCTTCACGCTTCAAACGACCGTTGATAAGGATTTGAACTTCTATATCTATGATGTTGCTCCAAGAACCGGAGGAGGAACAAACATTCACATGGCAATGGGCCACCCCTATGGAAACGCTCTCTGGAGGAAACAGATGAGCACTGGAAGGAGGATTGCGCTTGAAATTAAGAGAGCAATCGAGCTGGGTGAGCTTGAAAAGGTTGTTACATGA
- the nadA gene encoding quinolinate synthase NadA, translated as MNLVEEIMRLKEEKNAIILAHNYQLPEIQDIADFLGDSLELARKAVNVDADIIVFAGVDFMAETAKILNPEKKVLLPTKRATCAMANMLKVDHILEAKKKHPNAPVVLYVNTTAESKAYADVTVTSANAEKIIAKLDAETIIFGPDNNLAYYVANRTGKRIIPIPEGGHCYVHRKFTLKDVERARGLYPNAKLMVHPECNPEVQEKADLIVSTGGMVRNACQHDEWVVFTEKEMVYRLQKLYPDKKFYPAIEDAFCIGMKSITLKHLYEALRDEKYEVDVPEEIAHRARKAIERMLEMSR; from the coding sequence ATGAATTTAGTTGAAGAGATCATGAGACTTAAAGAGGAAAAGAATGCAATAATATTGGCTCACAATTATCAGCTACCTGAGATACAAGATATAGCCGACTTTTTAGGGGATAGTCTTGAATTGGCTAGAAAGGCTGTAAATGTGGATGCGGATATTATAGTCTTTGCTGGCGTTGATTTTATGGCCGAAACTGCTAAAATCTTAAACCCCGAAAAGAAAGTTCTTCTTCCAACTAAGAGAGCCACATGCGCAATGGCAAACATGCTTAAAGTTGATCACATCCTCGAAGCCAAAAAGAAACATCCAAATGCTCCCGTTGTGCTTTATGTAAACACGACCGCCGAAAGCAAAGCTTATGCAGACGTGACTGTTACATCAGCAAATGCCGAGAAAATCATTGCAAAACTCGATGCTGAGACAATAATTTTCGGCCCAGATAACAATCTCGCCTATTATGTTGCAAATCGGACTGGAAAAAGGATTATCCCAATCCCAGAAGGGGGCCATTGCTATGTTCACAGGAAGTTCACCCTTAAGGACGTTGAGAGAGCAAGGGGGCTCTATCCCAATGCAAAGTTAATGGTTCACCCCGAGTGCAACCCAGAGGTTCAAGAGAAAGCCGATTTAATAGTCTCAACTGGCGGAATGGTTAGAAACGCCTGTCAGCATGATGAGTGGGTTGTCTTCACTGAAAAGGAAATGGTTTATAGGTTGCAAAAGCTCTATCCAGACAAAAAGTTCTATCCTGCAATTGAGGATGCCTTCTGCATTGGAATGAAATCAATTACACTCAAACACCTCTACGAGGCCCTTAGAGATGAGAAATATGAAGTTGATGTACCAGAAGAAATAGCACACAGGGCTAGAAAGGCCATCGAGAGAATGTTGGAGATGAGCAGGTAA
- the purS gene encoding phosphoribosylformylglycinamidine synthase subunit PurS: MKYKAKIIVHLKEGLNDPEGRVIGKALKNLGYKIGELKVPKYFELTFESENPEKDVEEMCRRLLANPVIHTYSYEIERLGE; encoded by the coding sequence ATGAAATATAAGGCAAAAATTATTGTCCATCTAAAGGAAGGATTGAACGATCCTGAAGGGAGAGTTATTGGAAAGGCACTCAAAAATTTGGGCTATAAAATTGGTGAGTTGAAGGTTCCAAAGTACTTTGAACTCACTTTTGAAAGTGAAAATCCTGAAAAAGACGTAGAAGAGATGTGTCGTCGTTTGCTCGCGAACCCTGTCATACATACATATTCTTATGAGATAGAACGCTTAGGTGAGTGA
- the purD gene encoding phosphoribosylamine--glycine ligase, which produces MRVLLVGGGGRENAIAEALSTDAELYVVAKHKNPGIKRITKEYGLTKETDVQKVLDFALKWNVDMAFIGPESPLEKGIVDVLEENGIPTVGPSKEAAQLETNKAFARQIMEKYKIPGRKLFKVFDDVAEMKTWIDEFGKPVVVKPLGLTGGKGVKVVGYQLKDNEEAKEYAKALIEKDGKVLVEERTDGVEFTFQVFTDGKKVIPMPLAQDYPHAYEGDVGPITGGMGSYSCEDHLLPFIPREDYHKALETLKKTVKAMYKEGTPYKGILYGQFMLANDEPKIIEFNARFGDPEAMNVLPILRTSLVEIGESIIDGDLKTAKFEKKATVVKYVAPKGYPTDPIKGVKVQISEDKIKKEGAKIYYASIDEDFTMLGSRALAIVGISDSLEEAEKIASAGIKHVKGEIFYRADVGTKESIVKRIELMKAIRGE; this is translated from the coding sequence ATGCGCGTTTTACTCGTGGGTGGGGGAGGAAGAGAGAACGCAATCGCCGAGGCTCTTTCAACGGATGCAGAGCTTTATGTAGTCGCAAAACATAAAAATCCCGGGATTAAAAGAATTACAAAGGAATATGGCCTTACTAAAGAGACTGATGTTCAAAAAGTCCTCGATTTTGCTCTGAAGTGGAATGTTGATATGGCCTTTATTGGCCCAGAATCTCCTCTGGAGAAAGGAATCGTTGATGTTCTTGAAGAAAATGGCATCCCAACAGTTGGCCCTTCAAAAGAAGCAGCTCAACTTGAAACAAACAAAGCCTTTGCAAGACAAATAATGGAGAAATACAAAATTCCGGGAAGGAAATTGTTCAAAGTTTTCGATGACGTTGCTGAAATGAAAACATGGATAGATGAGTTTGGAAAACCAGTTGTTGTTAAACCCCTTGGACTTACCGGGGGCAAAGGAGTTAAAGTCGTCGGGTACCAGCTCAAAGACAATGAAGAGGCAAAGGAATATGCAAAGGCCTTGATAGAGAAGGATGGGAAAGTCCTCGTTGAGGAAAGAACTGATGGCGTGGAGTTCACCTTCCAGGTTTTCACAGATGGAAAGAAAGTTATTCCAATGCCTCTGGCTCAAGACTACCCCCATGCGTATGAGGGTGATGTGGGCCCAATAACCGGCGGAATGGGCTCTTATTCTTGTGAGGATCATTTACTGCCATTTATACCAAGAGAAGATTATCACAAAGCTCTTGAGACTCTGAAAAAAACAGTTAAAGCTATGTATAAAGAGGGAACTCCTTACAAAGGTATTCTATATGGCCAGTTTATGCTTGCAAACGATGAGCCAAAGATTATAGAGTTTAATGCCCGTTTTGGGGATCCAGAGGCCATGAACGTTCTACCAATTTTGAGAACTTCTCTTGTAGAGATTGGAGAGAGCATCATCGATGGCGATCTAAAGACAGCGAAGTTTGAGAAAAAAGCTACTGTTGTGAAGTATGTAGCGCCCAAAGGTTATCCCACTGATCCAATAAAGGGGGTTAAAGTTCAAATCAGCGAGGATAAAATCAAAAAAGAAGGGGCTAAGATCTACTATGCCTCGATAGATGAAGACTTCACAATGCTTGGTTCAAGAGCATTGGCCATTGTGGGAATATCCGATTCTTTAGAGGAGGCTGAAAAAATAGCCTCTGCAGGGATAAAACATGTTAAGGGCGAAATTTTCTACCGCGCTGATGTAGGAACTAAAGAGAGCATCGTAAAAAGGATTGAACTTATGAAAGCAATTAGAGGTGAGTGA
- the nadC gene encoding carboxylating nicotinate-nucleotide diphosphorylase gives MIPLSYLLRFLEEDTPFGDVTSEAVIPEDLEAEAVILAKQDGVIAGLEEAKALFEHFGVKVELKVKDGDEVKKGTVVINLKGNARKILLVERTALNIIGRMSGIATQTRKLVGKVRAVNPKVRVAGTRKTLLKPLDKKAILIGNGEPHRFSLSDAILIKDNHLALVPLEEAIKRAKAFSAYKIVEVEVESLEDALKAAKAGADVIMLDNMTPGQIKEVLEALKRDRLRDKVKIEVSGGITEENIQDYAKLDIDVISLGALTHSVKNFDVSLEILH, from the coding sequence ATGATTCCCCTTTCATACCTCCTCCGCTTCCTAGAGGAAGACACTCCCTTCGGTGATGTCACGAGTGAAGCTGTTATTCCCGAGGATTTGGAGGCAGAGGCTGTAATTTTAGCAAAGCAGGATGGGGTTATAGCGGGCTTGGAGGAAGCGAAAGCCCTCTTTGAGCACTTCGGCGTTAAAGTTGAGCTTAAAGTTAAGGACGGAGATGAAGTGAAAAAGGGAACTGTAGTTATAAACCTCAAGGGCAATGCAAGAAAGATTTTGCTGGTGGAAAGGACAGCACTAAACATCATAGGAAGAATGAGTGGCATAGCAACCCAAACTAGAAAGCTTGTTGGAAAAGTTAGGGCTGTTAACCCCAAAGTCAGGGTGGCAGGCACAAGAAAAACCCTCTTAAAGCCCTTAGACAAGAAGGCAATACTCATAGGAAATGGTGAACCCCACAGATTCAGCTTAAGCGATGCCATACTTATAAAAGATAACCATTTGGCATTAGTGCCGCTTGAAGAGGCCATTAAGCGGGCAAAAGCCTTTTCAGCTTATAAGATCGTTGAGGTCGAGGTGGAAAGCCTAGAAGATGCACTAAAAGCTGCCAAAGCAGGGGCTGATGTAATAATGCTCGATAACATGACACCAGGACAAATCAAGGAAGTCCTTGAAGCTTTAAAGCGTGACAGGCTCAGGGATAAAGTCAAAATTGAAGTGAGCGGTGGCATAACTGAAGAAAATATCCAGGATTATGCAAAGCTCGATATCGACGTTATAAGCCTCGGGGCTTTAACTCACAGTGTGAAGAACTTTGATGTCAGCTTGGAAATTCTTCATTAG
- a CDS encoding AAA family ATPase yields the protein MRIIPRRIEVAQFESEGWKMLYGRRKTGKTFLVQHFLEYDRFYFVNRDGTILDLTSGKYMNYDEFRREFLDHLGKEKIVIDEFHRLPDGFLDLLHAHSTLDSELILITSTLWLTVRILSMRESPLLGILLPIKVGLIDEREILVELSREVNGKELIEASTYLREPMLVPSYKPPLREFLTDYLHSSGPIIKDIIGETFTEEEIFFSEVYQGVLHSIADGKSKSGEIGSYLLSKGLIESPSSIQKYLRVLSSMEFIKKKPIHGKKRRFRYSIASPLLDLHFYLEAKYAYTELETPKEFIRKAVDEKVPRHVESFIESLLAKTYGLRPVKVELPALELDIALMGFSKLELVGEVKWRSRVKREEVKKIEEKLSKFKCRKVLVVPSEDALEREPKTIEVLTPEDLLEIAKRSLEALV from the coding sequence ATGAGAATCATTCCAAGAAGAATTGAAGTTGCACAGTTTGAGAGTGAAGGCTGGAAAATGCTCTATGGAAGAAGGAAGACAGGAAAAACTTTCCTTGTTCAGCACTTCCTTGAATATGATAGATTTTACTTCGTAAATCGGGATGGAACCATACTCGATTTAACATCAGGAAAATACATGAACTACGATGAATTTCGGAGAGAATTCCTTGATCATCTCGGAAAAGAGAAAATCGTAATAGATGAGTTTCACCGCCTTCCAGATGGCTTTCTTGATCTTCTCCACGCTCACTCAACTTTGGATAGCGAGCTTATCCTTATAACTTCGACCCTATGGCTGACAGTGAGAATTCTCTCAATGCGTGAAAGTCCTCTCCTTGGGATATTGCTTCCTATCAAAGTCGGTCTAATCGACGAAAGGGAAATTCTCGTAGAACTGTCGAGGGAAGTCAATGGAAAAGAGCTTATTGAAGCTTCAACGTACCTCCGTGAGCCGATGCTTGTGCCTTCTTATAAGCCACCGCTCAGAGAGTTCCTAACTGATTACCTACACTCATCGGGCCCAATTATCAAGGATATCATAGGAGAAACCTTCACTGAAGAGGAAATTTTCTTCTCTGAGGTTTACCAAGGTGTTCTCCATTCTATAGCAGACGGAAAATCAAAAAGCGGCGAAATTGGAAGCTACCTACTTTCCAAAGGGTTAATCGAATCCCCTTCCAGCATCCAGAAGTATCTTAGAGTATTGTCCTCGATGGAGTTCATAAAGAAAAAGCCAATCCATGGAAAGAAAAGGCGCTTCCGCTACTCAATAGCATCTCCCCTCCTCGACCTTCACTTCTACCTTGAGGCAAAGTACGCCTACACCGAGCTTGAGACACCCAAAGAGTTCATCAGGAAAGCCGTTGATGAAAAGGTTCCAAGGCATGTTGAAAGCTTCATTGAGAGCCTTCTGGCTAAGACTTATGGTTTAAGACCGGTGAAAGTTGAGCTCCCAGCTCTTGAACTTGATATCGCGTTAATGGGCTTCAGCAAACTTGAGCTGGTAGGAGAGGTCAAGTGGAGAAGCAGGGTTAAGCGTGAAGAAGTGAAAAAAATTGAAGAGAAGCTTTCTAAATTCAAGTGCAGGAAAGTTCTTGTTGTTCCATCTGAAGACGCCCTCGAAAGAGAACCTAAAACGATTGAGGTATTAACTCCCGAAGATCTCCTAGAAATTGCAAAAAGAAGCTTGGAAGCACTTGTTTAA
- the purQ gene encoding phosphoribosylformylglycinamidine synthase I codes for MPKFAVIVFPGTNCDFETVEAIKKAGGKAERVWYKSSLKDFDGVVLPGGFSYADYLRAGAISARAEIMEEVKALASEDKPILGICNGFQILTESGLLPGALRPNKVPRFLCKWVYLRVNDTQTAFTKFYEEGEVIRMPIAHAEGNYYTDSPKVRIVFQYSDEKGKITEDANPNGSILNIAGISNEKGNVLGMMPHPERASDKWLGSEDGLKVFKSMVEYVRR; via the coding sequence ATGCCCAAGTTTGCCGTTATAGTATTCCCAGGGACAAACTGCGACTTTGAGACCGTTGAAGCAATTAAAAAAGCCGGTGGAAAAGCGGAGAGGGTCTGGTATAAGTCATCCCTCAAAGACTTTGACGGCGTGGTTTTGCCAGGAGGCTTTAGCTATGCAGATTATTTGAGAGCCGGAGCAATAAGCGCGAGGGCAGAGATAATGGAGGAAGTTAAAGCTCTCGCCAGTGAGGACAAACCAATTTTAGGAATTTGCAACGGATTTCAAATCTTAACCGAAAGCGGCCTTTTGCCCGGAGCATTAAGACCAAACAAGGTTCCAAGGTTTCTATGCAAGTGGGTTTACCTTAGAGTTAACGATACCCAAACAGCGTTTACCAAATTCTATGAAGAAGGAGAAGTCATTAGAATGCCAATAGCCCATGCTGAAGGGAATTACTATACCGATTCTCCGAAAGTTAGAATTGTCTTCCAGTACAGCGATGAAAAAGGAAAGATAACGGAAGATGCAAATCCAAATGGTTCTATCTTGAACATCGCCGGAATAAGCAATGAAAAGGGGAACGTTCTCGGCATGATGCCCCATCCAGAGAGAGCGAGCGACAAATGGCTCGGGAGCGAGGATGGATTAAAGGTGTTCAAGTCAATGGTAGAATACGTTAGGAGGTGA